The proteins below are encoded in one region of Thermithiobacillus plumbiphilus:
- a CDS encoding deoxynucleoside kinase, producing MTQLRYIAVEGPIGVGKSTLARRLAEALGFSLLLELPEENPFLPAFYEEPARHALAVQLFFLLQRARQMEGLRQADLFRPGIVADFMWDKDRLFAALNLGEEEFSLYNQVHEALKPPVTTPDLIIYLRAGVGFLQGRIRRRGIVHEQAISGNYLQALVNGYDRLFDHYQASPVLRIDAESHDFEHHPQDFAALLQRIRSAGASAMLQDRDF from the coding sequence TTGACGCAATTGCGCTACATTGCCGTGGAAGGCCCCATTGGGGTCGGCAAGAGTACCCTTGCCAGACGGCTGGCCGAAGCACTTGGCTTTTCCCTCCTGCTGGAACTGCCGGAGGAGAATCCCTTCCTGCCGGCCTTCTATGAGGAGCCCGCGCGTCATGCCCTGGCGGTACAGTTGTTCTTTCTGTTGCAGCGCGCCCGGCAGATGGAGGGACTGCGCCAGGCAGACCTGTTCAGGCCCGGCATCGTGGCGGACTTCATGTGGGACAAGGACCGGTTGTTTGCTGCCCTGAACCTCGGAGAGGAGGAGTTTTCCCTGTATAATCAGGTGCACGAGGCGCTCAAGCCACCTGTCACGACACCGGATCTCATTATTTATCTGCGGGCCGGCGTGGGATTTCTGCAAGGTCGCATCCGCCGGCGTGGCATCGTTCACGAACAGGCAATTTCCGGAAATTATCTGCAAGCTCTCGTGAATGGCTATGATCGCCTTTTCGATCATTATCAGGCCTCGCCCGTGCTGAGGATCGATGCCGAAAGCCACGATTTCGAGCATCATCCGCAGGACTTCGCGGCCTTGCTTCAGCGCATTCGCTCGGCAGGCGCCAGCGCCATGCTACAGGATAGGGATTTCTAA
- the folK gene encoding 2-amino-4-hydroxy-6-hydroxymethyldihydropteridine diphosphokinase, producing MDKAKPAGLGEPCSIATAWIGLGSNLHGPASQVGRALEALAGLPGCRLIASSRLYRTAPVGGIAQPDYVNAVAGLETTLDPEALFDCLLAIEAGAGRQRQLEQRWGPRVLDLDLLFYGDRVMHGERLEIPHPRACERAFVLGPLAEVAGDWVLPGGLTARDAWLRCPDRHLVQPLKQAE from the coding sequence GTGGATAAGGCAAAGCCTGCAGGCCTCGGAGAGCCATGCTCGATCGCAACCGCCTGGATAGGCCTGGGCAGCAATCTTCATGGACCCGCCAGTCAGGTCGGCAGGGCGCTGGAGGCCTTGGCTGGGCTGCCGGGCTGCCGCCTCATCGCCAGTTCCCGGCTGTACCGCACAGCACCAGTCGGCGGCATTGCCCAGCCTGACTACGTGAATGCCGTCGCCGGCCTTGAAACCACCCTGGATCCTGAAGCCCTGTTCGACTGCCTGCTTGCCATCGAGGCCGGGGCCGGCAGACAGCGCCAGCTGGAGCAGCGCTGGGGACCTCGCGTGCTCGATCTGGATCTGCTGTTCTATGGTGACCGGGTGATGCATGGCGAGCGCCTGGAGATCCCGCACCCGCGTGCCTGCGAGCGGGCCTTTGTGCTTGGGCCGCTGGCGGAAGTGGCGGGCGACTGGGTGCTGCCTGGTGGCCTCACGGCCCGCGATGCCTGGCTGCGCTGCCCAGACAGGCATCTGGTGCAGCCGCTGAAGCAGGCTGAATGA
- a CDS encoding CBS domain-containing protein, with protein sequence MSAPRKPPDHPDLAPERPPPESPRCLIVTHEQADLDGFASLLGALCLHPDCAPVLPGGAARDLRRLFLARPHLEAKLLPLSAVDPAQVERMVLVDCSEAGRLGPLAPLADSPRVVLQAYDHHPAAGVTLPQVQVVHAPTGANSTLIIEQLRARGMTADPELATLLALGIFEDTGGLTYPGVKPRDFLALAWLLERQADLGFVGRFLQERLNPDQIELLGRLLHDLQLLELSGKRILLASLVTEGYVEDAAVLVSRLMDMKQPDAAFVLLDSGARISLIARSRGESGMAVNEIAARLGGGGHAAAASATLHGMTLVEAEESLLAVLHQHLAPVPLARDFMSRPVHALEASWTIRDALDMLGRYPHRGMPVRDESGAPLGYVHRQLLENAMRHGLGARPLADYVESLPVLAERATLSSVRELLGRSAVPMIGVQDSQGHLIGVITPWDVRQLEASHALEPSRPAPRRNLAGRVRGQWGPARESRLRELGEVAASLDMRAYLVGGSVRDLLLNAQTQDVDIVVEGEAPVLARQLQARNPELQVSVHPSFGTATLSFPGGERLDLASSRVEHYPSPAALPRVESSGIQADLWRRDFTINAMAMHIHPERFGELLDPYHGATDLKERRIRVLHSLSFIEDPTRILRALRFELRLGFLMDAMSERLVRNAVHLDVFSQLSGARLWRELSYLLDLPHALALSDRLSELHLWPVLRGEPLADPARFRARVARAVDSLRWYRLLFRAAPEVAGWRLWIRVFWGDLDDARLRQRLREFQLPARELSAALSDVEKLRQARSRLLKPLDPWTRYQLLSPLSMEGLLALLSWDECEILQAQVSEFIQHQYDLRLPLSGKDLQALGIPRGPRIGELLAQLRRAVVEGHVTDRETAKQWIRQSLQASESHARSQPPG encoded by the coding sequence GTGAGCGCTCCCCGAAAACCGCCAGATCACCCTGATCTCGCGCCGGAGCGCCCACCCCCCGAGTCCCCCCGCTGTCTGATCGTCACCCATGAGCAAGCCGATCTCGACGGCTTTGCCTCCCTGCTCGGGGCGCTATGCCTGCATCCGGATTGTGCTCCCGTACTGCCCGGTGGCGCCGCGCGCGATCTGCGCCGGCTTTTTCTTGCAAGACCGCATCTGGAAGCGAAGCTGCTGCCATTGTCGGCAGTGGACCCGGCCCAGGTCGAGCGCATGGTGCTGGTCGACTGCAGCGAGGCCGGCCGTCTGGGGCCCCTGGCACCGCTGGCCGACAGTCCTCGCGTGGTGCTGCAGGCCTATGATCACCATCCCGCAGCAGGGGTGACGCTCCCGCAGGTTCAGGTGGTCCATGCGCCGACTGGCGCCAACTCCACCCTGATCATCGAGCAGTTGCGGGCCAGAGGGATGACGGCTGATCCGGAACTGGCCACCCTGCTGGCTCTGGGCATCTTCGAGGATACCGGTGGCCTGACCTATCCCGGAGTGAAACCGCGTGATTTCCTGGCCCTGGCCTGGCTGCTGGAAAGGCAGGCGGATCTCGGATTCGTTGGGCGCTTCCTGCAGGAACGGCTCAATCCGGATCAGATCGAGTTGCTGGGTCGGCTTTTGCATGATCTGCAGTTGCTCGAACTTTCCGGCAAGCGGATTCTGCTCGCCTCGCTGGTCACCGAGGGCTATGTGGAGGATGCCGCCGTGCTGGTCAGCCGGCTGATGGATATGAAACAACCGGACGCCGCCTTTGTCCTGCTCGATTCGGGCGCGCGCATTTCCCTGATCGCGCGCTCGCGTGGCGAATCCGGCATGGCGGTGAATGAGATTGCCGCCCGCCTGGGTGGCGGCGGACATGCCGCCGCGGCTTCCGCCACCCTGCACGGCATGACGCTCGTGGAGGCCGAGGAAAGCCTGCTTGCCGTCCTGCACCAGCATCTTGCCCCCGTCCCGCTGGCGCGGGACTTCATGTCTCGCCCGGTGCATGCGCTGGAAGCATCCTGGACCATCCGGGATGCGCTGGACATGCTGGGCCGCTACCCACATCGCGGCATGCCCGTGCGGGATGAATCCGGCGCGCCGCTGGGCTACGTCCACCGTCAGTTGCTGGAGAACGCCATGCGCCATGGCCTGGGTGCGCGGCCCCTGGCAGACTACGTGGAAAGCCTGCCGGTGCTGGCAGAGCGGGCTACCTTGTCCAGTGTCCGCGAGCTGCTTGGTCGCTCGGCTGTGCCCATGATCGGTGTGCAGGATTCCCAGGGCCATCTGATCGGTGTGATCACGCCATGGGATGTCCGGCAGCTGGAAGCCAGCCATGCGCTGGAGCCTTCCCGGCCAGCGCCCAGGCGCAATCTCGCCGGACGGGTACGCGGGCAGTGGGGGCCTGCACGGGAAAGCCGCCTGCGCGAGCTCGGCGAGGTGGCGGCGTCATTGGACATGCGTGCCTATCTGGTGGGCGGCAGTGTGCGCGACCTCCTGCTCAATGCCCAGACCCAGGATGTCGATATCGTGGTGGAGGGCGAAGCGCCCGTACTGGCCCGTCAGCTGCAAGCCCGCAACCCCGAGCTGCAGGTCTCGGTTCACCCAAGCTTTGGTACCGCCACCCTGAGTTTTCCGGGCGGTGAGCGGCTGGACCTGGCGAGTAGCCGGGTGGAACATTATCCATCACCCGCCGCCTTGCCCCGGGTCGAATCCAGCGGGATACAGGCGGACCTGTGGCGGCGCGACTTCACCATCAACGCCATGGCCATGCACATCCATCCCGAGCGCTTCGGGGAGCTGCTGGATCCCTATCATGGCGCCACGGATCTCAAGGAGCGCCGTATCCGCGTGCTGCACAGCCTGTCTTTCATCGAGGATCCCACGCGCATCCTGCGGGCCCTGCGGTTTGAGCTGCGTCTGGGATTTCTCATGGACGCCATGAGTGAGCGTCTGGTCCGCAATGCCGTGCATCTGGATGTCTTCTCCCAGTTGTCCGGCGCGAGGCTCTGGCGTGAGCTGTCTTATCTGCTGGACCTGCCTCATGCACTGGCGCTGAGCGACCGGCTCTCTGAGCTGCACCTCTGGCCGGTGCTGCGTGGTGAACCGCTGGCGGATCCGGCGCGGTTCAGGGCCCGGGTCGCCCGGGCGGTGGACAGCCTGCGCTGGTATCGGCTGCTGTTTCGCGCTGCGCCGGAGGTCGCTGGCTGGCGGCTTTGGATACGCGTGTTCTGGGGGGATCTGGATGATGCGCGCCTGCGGCAACGCCTGCGGGAGTTCCAGTTGCCCGCGCGCGAGCTCTCTGCCGCCCTCTCGGATGTGGAAAAGCTGAGGCAGGCACGTTCCAGGCTGCTCAAGCCCCTGGATCCCTGGACCCGCTATCAGCTTCTGTCGCCCCTGAGCATGGAAGGATTGCTGGCCCTGCTGTCCTGGGATGAATGCGAAATCCTGCAGGCACAGGTTTCAGAATTCATCCAACATCAGTATGATCTGCGTCTTCCTCTGAGCGGCAAGGATCTGCAGGCCCTGGGTATACCCCGCGGGCCCCGCATCGGGGAGCTGCTGGCGCAATTGCGCCGGGCAGTGGTGGAAGGGCATGTCACGGATCGGGAAACGGCGAAACAGTGGATAAGGCAAAGCCTGCAGGCCTCGGAGAGCCATGCTCGATCGCAACCGCCTGGATAG